Below is a window of Limnochordia bacterium DNA.
AAAGTAGTACGATGTAGGTCCTTGTCCCACCACAGGTGATTGCGATGAAATAGAGCCAATAGGTTGTACGCGATCATAAACAGCAGGTAGACGGTCTTGATAGCATTCGGGTGACGACAACAGTAATGACTGAAGGCCCAGTTATTCTTAAGATCGTTAAACGCTGATTCAATGTCCCATCGCTTATGGAGTATTAGCCATAGGGAGTGCGCGTAACTCCCCCTTTGGCTCCTTTTTTAGCTTGAAACACCTAACATATATGCATGGTGCAGCATAACCCGCACCATGCACAATCCTCTATTAGTCTTCAAAAACGTAATTCCGTTCATTGATCCGTCGTTTACTTCTTGCAAGTTCAGCAGCAAGTTCCACATCGGCTGTCATAAGAGCCTGTTGGGGCGAAATCTCGCCTCTTTCGGCCTGACCCATCAAACCACCTAATATGTCTACTACAAACTGAACGTCTGCCTGGTAAACGGAATATGGTAAGGTCTGGGCTTGAACCCATAGTGCCGGATCATCTTTTACTACAGGGTCCGACCACAGTTCATATTTCGGTGTGAGGCCAATCCCGGTCTTCGACAAATCTAAAAGGAAATCGTCATCATCCAGTAGGTACGCGAGCAGCTTCCACGCGGCCTCTTGTTCTTCAGGGGAAGCCTGCTTAAACACGCAAAAGCCTTCTTCACAGTTCATACGGCCAAAAGCAGGAGTCAAAGAACCGCTAATAGTGGGCGGAACTGCAATTCCAAAATCCAAATCGGGCCGATGCTCTCTGATCTGTGCAGCCATCCAGGCCCACTCATATTGCATAACTACATTGCCGTCCCTAAATCCTGCGTTCTGGACCCCCTGTCGACGCCCGCCGGCTTCTAGTAAATCAAACAATACCTCCATACTATTGATTCCAGCCGGCGAAGCAAGGTTCGGCGTTCCATCCTCCTTGAACAAATATTCACCATGTTGGTAAAACACGTCAAACCATTGCCAAATTGGTCCGTTGGCGAACCCGTATTGAGTAACATCCCCGCTGGCATCCATCTGTGTCAATTTACGGGCTAACCTCGTCATCTCCTCAAACGAAGTGGGCAAATCATACTCTGATACCCCAGATTGGTCTAGCAAGAACCGGTTGTAGTATAGAACACCATTGAGCATTCCCCACGGAAACCGATAGTACTCTCCATTATAGTTGTACATCTGCTCGTAGTTCATGAAGTCTTCTACACCATAGGGTAATCTATCCCAGGGAATTGGAGCGAGCAAATCCTTGTCCTCAAGGTGAATATTTTTCTCAGTATGTGACCAAGCAATTGTTGGTAAACCGTCTGTGGCTGCGGCCAACATGAGCTTTTCATGTAATTCACCCCAGGAACCAGGCACGTAGACAATGTCAATCTCGATATCTGGGTACTCGAGCATAAATTGCTCAATCGCCTCTTCCATTCTCTTATACCAAAGATGCTGAACCGTCCATAACTCGATCGTTGTCTTGGCTTCTCCAACCGTGTAAAGAATTCCCGCAAATAATGACAATGTGAGGAACGTGATCAATGTCGCTTTAACTGCTAATGAATCGCAGATGCGCTCCAAGCTCATAGTATAACCT
It encodes the following:
- a CDS encoding extracellular solute-binding protein, which gives rise to MSLERICDSLAVKATLITFLTLSLFAGILYTVGEAKTTIELWTVQHLWYKRMEEAIEQFMLEYPDIEIDIVYVPGSWGELHEKLMLAAATDGLPTIAWSHTEKNIHLEDKDLLAPIPWDRLPYGVEDFMNYEQMYNYNGEYYRFPWGMLNGVLYYNRFLLDQSGVSEYDLPTSFEEMTRLARKLTQMDASGDVTQYGFANGPIWQWFDVFYQHGEYLFKEDGTPNLASPAGINSMEVLFDLLEAGGRRQGVQNAGFRDGNVVMQYEWAWMAAQIREHRPDLDFGIAVPPTISGSLTPAFGRMNCEEGFCVFKQASPEEQEAAWKLLAYLLDDDDFLLDLSKTGIGLTPKYELWSDPVVKDDPALWVQAQTLPYSVYQADVQFVVDILGGLMGQAERGEISPQQALMTADVELAAELARSKRRINERNYVFED